In one window of Fictibacillus phosphorivorans DNA:
- the murB gene encoding UDP-N-acetylmuramate dehydrogenase translates to MMYSQLAEKLKSEDLGTVLVNEPLKNHTTLKIGGPADLFYEPKDIESLKKALGYIKEANAPIRAIGRGSNLLVADGGIEGVVIKVGEGINHLEKEDTKIRVGGGYSLIPLATLMSREAYTGLEFAAGIPGSVGGAVFMNAGAHGSDMSKIVEKALILLPNGELTWLSNEELKFSYRTSVLQETGGICVEVILVLDKGDKETIMAELKKNKDYRRNTQPWNFPCCGSVFRNPLPNYAGHLIETSGLKGTQVGGAQVSEMHANFIVNTGDAKAKDVLDLISYIQKTIKEKHGVELHTEVEIIGRND, encoded by the coding sequence ATGATGTATAGCCAATTAGCTGAGAAATTAAAAAGTGAAGATTTAGGTACTGTCCTAGTAAACGAACCATTAAAAAATCACACCACATTAAAAATTGGTGGGCCAGCTGATCTTTTTTATGAACCGAAAGATATTGAAAGTCTAAAAAAAGCTTTAGGTTATATTAAAGAAGCAAACGCACCGATACGTGCAATCGGAAGAGGATCTAACCTGTTAGTTGCTGATGGGGGAATAGAAGGTGTTGTCATTAAAGTAGGGGAGGGGATCAACCACCTTGAAAAAGAGGATACCAAGATCAGAGTTGGCGGTGGATATTCACTCATTCCGCTTGCAACCCTAATGTCACGTGAAGCTTATACGGGTCTAGAGTTTGCAGCAGGTATTCCGGGCTCGGTGGGCGGAGCTGTGTTCATGAATGCAGGTGCGCATGGATCAGATATGTCAAAGATCGTTGAGAAGGCTTTAATACTATTACCTAATGGTGAGCTTACATGGCTTTCTAATGAAGAGCTTAAATTCTCTTATCGTACTTCTGTTCTTCAAGAGACAGGTGGAATCTGTGTTGAAGTCATCCTCGTTTTGGATAAAGGGGATAAAGAAACGATAATGGCCGAGCTTAAGAAAAATAAAGATTATCGCAGAAACACTCAGCCGTGGAACTTTCCATGTTGTGGTAGTGTGTTCCGTAATCCTCTCCCTAATTATGCAGGACATCTTATTGAAACATCGGGACTTAAAGGAACACAAGTAGGTGGAGCACAAGTTTCTGAGATGCACGCTAATTTCATTGTGAATACTGGAGATGCAAAAGCAAAAGACGTGCTAGATCTTATCAGTTATATACAAAAAACAATTAAAGAAAAGCATGGTGTTGAACTTCATACAGAAGTTGAGATCATTGGTAGAAATGATTAA
- a CDS encoding cell division protein FtsQ/DivIB, which translates to MDKVKVVKIEDRIPKLKEHRKQKANRRLIYYLSFFFLLLLVVVYFQSDLSHVKKITVSGNYFVTDNEILEKSEISTKTKYLNVSEDEMMERLEEISEISSVSIQKKFFNQVIIKVSEFQRVGYFRKENLYYPMLQNGKMLEPLKKNERPVNAPVIVSWKDPEQLEMMAQELQKLPEGIIHRISEITHTPAANSSNQLTLFMTDGNKVVTTISKFSDRLTAYPSLVSELKPEEKGTFYLGISTRFERYNQVEESNEQN; encoded by the coding sequence ATGGACAAGGTAAAGGTTGTCAAGATTGAGGACCGAATTCCGAAGCTGAAAGAACACCGCAAACAAAAAGCAAATCGTCGTCTTATTTATTACTTGTCCTTTTTCTTCCTGTTATTGTTGGTCGTCGTTTATTTTCAATCTGATCTAAGTCATGTGAAGAAAATTACCGTCTCAGGCAACTATTTTGTAACCGACAATGAAATTCTTGAAAAAAGTGAAATTTCAACAAAGACAAAGTACTTAAATGTATCTGAGGATGAAATGATGGAGCGACTTGAGGAAATCTCAGAAATCAGTTCTGTTTCCATCCAAAAGAAGTTTTTTAACCAAGTTATAATTAAAGTGAGTGAGTTTCAACGAGTCGGGTATTTCAGGAAAGAGAATCTATACTATCCGATGCTTCAGAACGGGAAGATGTTAGAACCTTTGAAGAAAAATGAGAGACCTGTGAATGCACCTGTAATCGTCAGCTGGAAGGATCCAGAACAATTAGAGATGATGGCACAGGAACTGCAAAAACTACCTGAAGGAATCATTCATCGAATATCTGAGATCACACATACACCTGCTGCCAACAGTTCAAATCAACTAACGTTGTTTATGACGGACGGTAACAAAGTGGTGACGACGATCTCTAAGTTCTCAGATAGGCTGACAGCGTATCCGTCTTTAGTCAGCGAACTTAAACCTGAGGAAAAAGGAACATTTTATTTAGGAATCAGCACACGTTTTGAACGATACAACCAAGTGGAGGAAAGTAATGAGCAAAATTAA
- a CDS encoding DUF881 domain-containing protein yields the protein MSKIKGTHLFLSLILLVTGFILSFSYQRTQIEKQNVVENNEWKKEDSLRSQILNLQKTNRELAGDLQSLQQNVEKKENKLADQEEISSKLVEDLKELRMVVGNVKVKGEGVEVTLQDSSYIPEGENPNDYIVHEEHIRSVIDELHVSGAEAIAINGQRISHDTYIACIGPVVSVDGNQYPAPFVITAIGNSTTLEKSLNLYIVDKIVTDGVEVRVEQESAIEMEPFITEEG from the coding sequence ATGAGCAAAATTAAAGGGACGCATCTTTTCCTATCTTTAATCCTTCTCGTTACCGGGTTCATACTATCTTTCTCCTATCAGAGAACACAGATCGAAAAGCAAAATGTTGTAGAGAACAATGAATGGAAAAAAGAAGATTCATTGCGAAGCCAAATCTTAAATCTTCAAAAAACAAACAGAGAATTAGCAGGCGACCTTCAAAGTCTGCAACAAAATGTTGAGAAGAAAGAAAACAAGCTGGCAGATCAAGAGGAGATCTCTTCTAAACTAGTAGAAGATTTGAAAGAGCTCAGAATGGTAGTAGGAAACGTGAAAGTGAAAGGGGAGGGGGTAGAAGTTACCCTTCAAGATTCCTCCTATATACCGGAAGGGGAGAACCCTAACGATTATATCGTCCATGAAGAACATATTAGAAGTGTCATTGACGAACTTCACGTATCAGGTGCGGAAGCCATTGCGATAAACGGTCAAAGGATCTCACATGATACGTATATCGCTTGTATCGGTCCTGTCGTTTCAGTGGATGGTAACCAATACCCTGCACCTTTTGTGATTACAGCAATTGGGAATTCCACAACCCTAGAGAAATCTTTGAATCTATACATCGTTGATAAAATTGTAACGGATGGTGTAGAAGTGAGAGTGGAGCAAGAAAGCGCGATCGAGATGGAGCCATTTATAACAGAAGAGGGATGA
- a CDS encoding DUF881 domain-containing protein, protein MKERQFMFATIALILGGMLAIQFETTNNPVVRDTRDLWELRADLEKEKQRQQELNEEFERYSELLNQYKGNGKDEKIQAMEKALGDLKKQAGLTTISGQGIVITIEPFNEELIGVGQPVPKIDPDMLRRLVNELNRYDAKEISIDGQRIVSKTPIREVNGNIYINNEPVSSFPIEIRVLAKDNEKLQQKIIASPAVEEFIRENFLVESKQTAKVILPAFDKDMKVKFMKPAKEET, encoded by the coding sequence TTGAAAGAGAGACAATTCATGTTCGCAACAATTGCCCTCATACTTGGCGGAATGCTGGCGATCCAATTTGAGACCACAAACAATCCTGTTGTTCGGGATACTCGAGATTTATGGGAATTAAGAGCTGATTTGGAAAAAGAAAAACAGCGTCAGCAGGAGCTTAATGAGGAATTTGAACGCTACAGTGAACTTCTAAACCAATACAAAGGTAACGGGAAAGACGAAAAAATCCAGGCAATGGAAAAAGCACTAGGTGATTTAAAAAAACAAGCAGGATTAACGACGATTAGCGGACAAGGAATCGTGATAACGATCGAACCTTTTAATGAAGAGCTAATTGGAGTAGGTCAACCTGTTCCTAAAATAGATCCTGATATGCTTAGAAGACTTGTAAATGAATTAAACCGATACGATGCGAAGGAGATCAGCATCGATGGACAACGTATCGTATCGAAAACCCCGATCCGGGAAGTGAATGGAAACATTTACATAAACAATGAGCCTGTTTCTTCATTTCCGATTGAAATCAGAGTTTTGGCAAAAGACAACGAGAAACTTCAGCAAAAGATTATTGCTTCACCAGCCGTTGAAGAATTTATTCGTGAAAATTTTCTTGTAGAATCTAAACAAACAGCTAAAGTTATTTTGCCAGCTTTCGATAAAGATATGAAGGTGAAGTTTATGAAACCGGCAAAGGAGGAAACGTAA
- a CDS encoding small basic family protein, protein MWLPVLGLLLGLLLGFMSDIRVPPEYANYLSIAVLAALDTLFGGIRAHLQGSFEDKVFITGFFFNILLAAGLAYLGVHLGIDLYLAAIFAFGVRLFNNIAVIRRLIISKWSDSRKKA, encoded by the coding sequence ATGTGGTTGCCGGTACTTGGACTGCTATTAGGTCTGTTATTAGGTTTCATGTCTGATATCCGGGTCCCTCCAGAATATGCAAACTACTTATCCATTGCTGTCTTAGCTGCACTTGATACCCTATTCGGCGGTATACGTGCACATCTTCAAGGCAGTTTTGAAGATAAAGTGTTCATTACTGGTTTTTTCTTTAACATTTTATTGGCTGCAGGGCTTGCATACTTAGGGGTGCACCTAGGTATAGACCTGTATCTAGCAGCTATCTTTGCATTTGGTGTTAGGCTGTTTAATAATATCGCAGTTATTAGACGCTTAATCATTTCAAAATGGTCAGATTCACGCAAAAAGGCCTAA
- the ftsA gene encoding cell division protein FtsA, whose protein sequence is MNSNEIYVSLDIGTSNIKVIIGEMTSESFNVIGVGHAKSAGIRKGSIVDIDETVRSIRKAVEQAERMLGIPINAVIVGVKGNHIQLQPCHGVVAVSREDREIGDEDIARVIEAAQVMSVPPEREIIDVIPRQFIVDGTDEIIDPRGMLGVRLEMEGTVITGSKTILHNLLRCVERAGLTVADICLEPLATSSIALSRDEMELGVALIDIGGGSTTLSVFDQGTMQLTSVLPIGGDFITKDISIGLRTSAEDAEKIKLKHGHSFVDYASKDETFTVSQIGSSQEQEISQYELSLIIEARMAEIFEMIDDELHQRGYSELPGGFVITGGVAAIPGVLELAQDIFQQNVRVSLPDYIGVREPKFTAGVGLIQFTHKNIKVQGKEVATALVDNAGEPLPKKKQQSSQKSGQEKQSGGMKSKVKDWFGLFFE, encoded by the coding sequence ATGAACAGCAATGAAATTTATGTAAGTTTAGACATCGGTACATCCAATATTAAAGTGATCATTGGAGAAATGACTAGTGAGTCCTTTAATGTAATTGGTGTTGGCCATGCAAAATCAGCTGGAATCAGAAAAGGTTCCATTGTAGATATTGACGAAACTGTTCGTTCCATTAGAAAAGCCGTAGAGCAAGCAGAAAGAATGTTAGGTATTCCGATTAACGCTGTCATTGTAGGTGTAAAAGGAAACCATATACAGCTTCAACCTTGCCACGGTGTAGTTGCGGTATCAAGGGAAGACCGAGAAATTGGTGATGAAGACATTGCTAGAGTAATAGAGGCAGCTCAAGTTATGTCAGTGCCTCCAGAACGCGAAATTATAGATGTGATTCCTCGACAATTTATTGTCGATGGTACAGATGAGATTATTGATCCACGAGGCATGCTAGGTGTACGCCTTGAGATGGAAGGAACCGTAATAACGGGCTCCAAAACGATCTTACATAATTTATTACGATGCGTAGAACGAGCTGGACTTACAGTGGCGGACATTTGTTTAGAGCCATTGGCAACATCATCGATCGCACTTTCACGTGATGAGATGGAGCTTGGTGTAGCACTGATCGATATTGGTGGGGGTTCTACTACACTATCTGTTTTTGATCAAGGAACCATGCAGTTAACATCCGTTCTTCCGATAGGTGGAGACTTTATCACAAAAGATATTTCCATCGGATTAAGAACTTCTGCTGAAGATGCAGAGAAGATTAAGCTGAAGCATGGTCATTCTTTCGTGGATTATGCGTCAAAAGATGAGACATTCACCGTATCGCAAATTGGATCTTCACAAGAACAAGAAATCTCGCAATACGAACTCTCGTTAATTATTGAAGCTCGTATGGCTGAAATATTTGAGATGATTGATGATGAATTGCATCAGCGTGGATATTCCGAACTGCCAGGTGGTTTTGTTATTACAGGCGGAGTTGCTGCAATTCCAGGAGTACTTGAACTCGCTCAAGATATCTTCCAGCAGAACGTACGCGTTTCATTGCCAGATTATATCGGAGTTAGAGAACCGAAGTTTACAGCGGGAGTTGGATTAATCCAATTCACTCACAAAAATATTAAAGTTCAAGGAAAAGAAGTTGCTACTGCGTTAGTTGATAACGCTGGAGAACCTTTACCTAAAAAGAAGCAACAATCCAGCCAAAAATCGGGACAAGAAAAACAATCCGGTGGCATGAAATCAAAAGTCAAAGACTGGTTTGGTTTATTTTTTGAATAA
- the ftsZ gene encoding cell division protein FtsZ — MLEFDMNMDQLATIKVIGVGGGGSNAVNRMIEHGVQGVEFICVNTDAQALNLSKAPVKMQIGTKLTRGLGAGANPDIGKKAAEESREQIEEALSGADMVFVTAGMGGGTGTGAAPVVAEIAKDLGALTVGVVTRPFTFEGRKRSTQAVGGISVLKEKVDTLIVIPNDRLLEIVDKNTPMLEAFREADNVLRQGVQGISDLIAVPGLINLDFADVKTIMTERGSALMGIGVGTGENRAAEAAKKAISSPLLETSIDGAKGVLMNITGGANLSLYEVNEAADIVSSASDPEVNMIFGSVINEELKDEILVTVIATGFDETEKMVNNQQRAERPRMQQAPTSNQSHSTQTQSQPQSQSQGQSREESQESRNTSYTNADSDTLDIPTFLRNRSRNRRR; from the coding sequence ATGTTAGAGTTTGATATGAATATGGATCAATTGGCGACAATTAAAGTAATTGGTGTTGGTGGCGGTGGAAGCAACGCTGTTAACCGTATGATCGAACACGGTGTACAAGGTGTAGAATTTATCTGTGTAAATACAGATGCTCAAGCTCTGAACCTTTCTAAAGCACCTGTAAAAATGCAAATCGGTACGAAATTAACAAGAGGACTAGGTGCAGGTGCAAATCCTGATATCGGTAAAAAAGCTGCTGAAGAAAGCCGCGAGCAGATCGAAGAGGCACTTAGCGGTGCTGATATGGTCTTCGTAACAGCTGGTATGGGTGGCGGAACAGGAACTGGTGCAGCACCTGTAGTCGCAGAGATCGCTAAAGATCTTGGTGCCCTTACAGTGGGTGTTGTAACAAGACCGTTCACTTTTGAAGGCCGTAAGCGTTCTACACAAGCGGTAGGTGGAATCTCTGTACTTAAAGAAAAAGTTGATACACTTATTGTCATTCCGAATGATCGTTTGTTAGAGATCGTAGATAAAAATACTCCTATGCTTGAAGCTTTCCGTGAAGCGGATAACGTACTTCGTCAAGGTGTACAAGGTATCTCAGATTTAATCGCTGTACCAGGATTGATCAACCTTGACTTTGCCGATGTAAAAACAATCATGACGGAACGCGGATCTGCACTGATGGGTATTGGTGTAGGTACTGGTGAGAACCGTGCCGCTGAAGCTGCGAAAAAAGCTATTTCATCTCCACTTCTTGAAACATCAATCGATGGAGCAAAAGGTGTATTGATGAACATTACAGGTGGAGCAAACTTAAGTCTTTACGAGGTAAATGAAGCTGCAGATATCGTTTCATCTGCTTCAGATCCTGAAGTAAACATGATCTTTGGTTCCGTAATTAACGAAGAACTAAAAGATGAGATTCTAGTTACAGTTATCGCAACTGGATTTGATGAAACTGAAAAGATGGTGAACAACCAACAGAGAGCTGAGCGTCCTAGAATGCAGCAAGCTCCAACATCTAATCAGTCTCATTCGACTCAAACTCAATCACAACCACAAAGCCAGTCTCAAGGGCAATCTCGTGAAGAGAGCCAAGAATCAAGAAATACTTCTTACACGAATGCTGATTCAGATACGCTTGATATTCCAACATTCTTGCGTAACCGCAGCCGTAACAGAAGAAGATAA
- the spoIIGA gene encoding sigma-E processing peptidase SpoIIGA → MTLYLDVIWFLNFCIDYVLISLTAYVLKRNASKKRILFASLLASSYVLLVIFPELMLFSQPVMKFILSVFIMIVAFGFKRFKFVMKNIAMFYFVSFVTGGGIFGLHYFMQSDAVIMNGVITTKSSGMGDPVSWLFVVVGVPLLWYFSKKRVDDISVEKMDSNSLVKVSIKIDQTIISANGLIDTGNKLYDPISKMPVMILDMNKHGDSFPEVIRTAAKDVLAMNTDDNEHPWLNRLRVVPYRAVGHQQFLACLKPDTVEIEKDGVSFASPQCLIGLSWTVLSSEGQFDAIVHPKMSMQHVQAS, encoded by the coding sequence ATGACCCTTTATTTGGATGTCATTTGGTTTCTTAATTTCTGCATTGATTATGTTTTGATCTCTCTGACAGCGTATGTGCTAAAGCGCAATGCATCGAAAAAGAGAATCCTATTTGCTTCTTTATTAGCTTCAAGTTATGTGTTGTTAGTCATATTCCCAGAACTTATGTTATTTTCACAACCAGTCATGAAATTTATCCTATCCGTTTTCATCATGATTGTGGCCTTTGGATTTAAGCGTTTTAAATTTGTCATGAAAAATATCGCCATGTTTTATTTCGTTTCTTTTGTTACGGGTGGAGGTATTTTCGGTCTCCATTATTTTATGCAGAGTGATGCTGTGATTATGAATGGTGTTATCACAACAAAAAGTTCAGGGATGGGTGACCCGGTCAGCTGGCTGTTTGTTGTAGTGGGTGTTCCTCTTCTTTGGTACTTCTCAAAGAAACGAGTAGATGATATTTCTGTGGAAAAAATGGATTCCAACAGTCTTGTCAAAGTTTCTATAAAAATTGATCAAACTATAATTTCTGCAAATGGCCTTATTGATACCGGAAATAAATTATATGATCCTATTTCTAAAATGCCCGTTATGATTCTTGATATGAACAAACACGGTGACTCATTTCCAGAAGTTATCCGAACCGCTGCCAAAGATGTTCTAGCAATGAATACCGATGATAATGAGCATCCTTGGCTGAATAGACTTCGAGTCGTACCGTACCGTGCAGTTGGACATCAGCAGTTTTTAGCTTGTTTGAAACCAGATACCGTTGAAATTGAAAAAGATGGTGTATCTTTTGCATCTCCACAATGCCTCATAGGCTTGAGTTGGACTGTTTTGTCTAGTGAAGGACAGTTTGATGCGATCGTTCATCCTAAGATGTCCATGCAACATGTACAAGCGTCTTAA
- the sigE gene encoding RNA polymerase sporulation sigma factor SigE: MFNKWRLKMTMYWYKLLFKLGLKSDEIYYIGGNEALPPPLSKEEEAVLLEKLPSGDQAAKSLLIERNLRLVVYIARKFENTGINIEDLISIGTIGLIKAVNTFNPEKKIKLATYASRCIENEILMYLRRNNKTRSEVSFDEPLNVDWDGNELLLSDVLGTEDDIITRRIEANVDRKLLLKALFTLNDREKQIMELRFGLSGGEEKTQKDVADMLGISQSYISRLEKRIIKRLQKEFNKMV, translated from the coding sequence ATGTTTAATAAGTGGCGTTTAAAGATGACGATGTATTGGTATAAGTTACTGTTTAAGTTAGGGCTGAAGTCAGATGAGATTTATTATATAGGTGGAAATGAAGCCTTACCGCCTCCACTTAGTAAAGAAGAAGAAGCGGTTCTGCTTGAAAAGCTTCCTTCTGGTGACCAAGCTGCTAAATCTCTTTTGATCGAAAGAAACCTTCGTCTTGTTGTTTACATTGCACGAAAGTTTGAGAATACAGGGATTAACATTGAAGATTTAATCAGTATAGGAACGATAGGCTTGATTAAAGCTGTAAACACGTTCAATCCAGAAAAAAAGATCAAGCTCGCCACTTATGCTTCCAGGTGTATTGAGAACGAAATCTTGATGTATTTACGCCGGAACAACAAGACTCGTTCAGAAGTTTCATTTGATGAACCGTTAAATGTGGATTGGGATGGAAACGAACTTTTACTCTCAGATGTTCTAGGTACAGAGGACGACATCATTACACGAAGAATTGAGGCTAATGTAGATCGTAAACTCTTATTAAAAGCTCTTTTTACATTGAACGATCGTGAAAAGCAAATCATGGAACTTCGCTTCGGTCTTTCTGGCGGCGAAGAAAAAACACAAAAAGATGTGGCCGATATGCTCGGTATTTCTCAGTCTTATATTTCGAGATTAGAAAAAAGGATCATAAAGAGACTTCAAAAAGAATTTAATAAAATGGTTTAG
- the sigG gene encoding RNA polymerase sporulation sigma factor SigG codes for MTRNKVEICGVDTSKLPVLKNPEMRILFDKMHKGDPDARETLVNGNLRLVLSVIQRFNNRGEHVDDLFQVGCIGLMKSIDNFDLGQNVKFSTYAVPMIIGEIRRYLRDNNPIRVSRSLRDIAYKALQVRDQLMNKLSREPTAQQIAEALDVPKEEVVFALDAIQDPVSLFEPIYNDGGDPIFVMDQISDDKAKDMQWIEEIALKEGMRRLNDREKMILTMRFFQGKTQMEVADEIGISQAQVSRLEKAAISQMNKNIQSS; via the coding sequence TTGACAAGAAATAAAGTTGAGATTTGCGGAGTTGACACATCAAAGCTTCCTGTTTTAAAAAATCCAGAGATGCGTATTCTTTTTGATAAAATGCATAAAGGTGATCCTGATGCACGCGAAACTTTGGTTAACGGAAACCTCAGACTCGTTCTGAGTGTCATTCAACGGTTCAACAACCGCGGAGAGCACGTAGATGATTTATTTCAAGTAGGGTGTATTGGGCTGATGAAGTCCATAGACAATTTTGATCTAGGTCAGAATGTTAAGTTTTCAACCTATGCAGTACCGATGATCATTGGTGAGATTCGCCGATATCTTCGAGACAATAACCCGATAAGAGTTTCTAGAAGCTTAAGGGATATCGCATATAAAGCACTGCAAGTTCGAGATCAGCTTATGAACAAACTATCTCGGGAGCCAACCGCACAACAGATTGCAGAAGCTCTAGATGTACCGAAAGAAGAAGTGGTCTTTGCACTTGACGCCATCCAAGATCCAGTTTCACTATTTGAGCCGATCTACAATGACGGCGGTGATCCGATCTTTGTGATGGATCAAATCAGCGATGATAAAGCAAAAGACATGCAGTGGATTGAGGAGATCGCTTTAAAAGAAGGAATGCGACGTTTGAATGATAGAGAAAAGATGATCTTAACGATGCGATTCTTTCAAGGGAAAACGCAAATGGAAGTAGCGGATGAGATCGGAATATCACAAGCACAAGTATCGAGACTTGAAAAAGCAGCGATCTCTCAAATGAATAAAAACATCCAAAGCAGTTAA
- a CDS encoding YlmC/YmxH family sporulation protein has protein sequence MNKISDFQVKDVVNVANGKKLGHIADLEINLNTGKIDAIIIPGAGKMLGFFARENDIVIPWRNIVKIGADVILVRHMEASELNEYVKEPFDQLK, from the coding sequence ATGAATAAGATATCAGATTTTCAAGTCAAAGATGTGGTTAACGTAGCAAATGGGAAAAAGCTCGGTCATATAGCTGATCTTGAAATCAACTTAAATACAGGTAAGATAGATGCGATCATCATCCCTGGTGCTGGAAAGATGCTTGGTTTTTTTGCTAGAGAGAACGACATCGTGATTCCTTGGAGAAATATTGTTAAGATCGGTGCAGATGTCATTCTTGTTAGACATATGGAAGCTAGCGAACTAAATGAATATGTTAAAGAACCGTTTGATCAATTGAAATAA
- the pgeF gene encoding peptidoglycan editing factor PgeF — protein sequence MNTFERSGKHLAIQSWQKINSNLIAGFTTREGGNSTMPFHSMNMGFHVNDNPDMVRKNRKLFADEIGFSVENWVGSKQVHAKNIVKITKEDRGLGALDFETAIPDADGLYTSDENILLTSLYADCVPLYFYSPNDNLIGLAHAGWKGTVAKIGPSMITMWQDKENVDVKSVLAAIGPSIGQCCYEVDDVVINEVNIALGVDNVDKVYKKNEAGNYQLNLKKLNEVLLLRAGVLPENMIVSDQCTSCQNDVFFSHRKDRGKTGRMMSYIGRKGD from the coding sequence ATGAACACATTTGAACGCTCTGGAAAGCATCTTGCAATACAGAGTTGGCAAAAGATAAATTCTAATCTTATAGCTGGTTTCACAACACGTGAGGGCGGGAATAGTACAATGCCCTTTCATTCTATGAACATGGGCTTTCATGTGAATGACAATCCAGATATGGTACGAAAAAACCGCAAATTATTTGCAGATGAGATCGGTTTTTCAGTTGAAAATTGGGTAGGCTCTAAACAAGTTCATGCTAAAAATATTGTAAAGATAACGAAAGAAGACAGAGGTTTAGGTGCTTTAGATTTCGAAACAGCAATACCAGATGCGGATGGATTATATACATCAGACGAAAATATTCTTTTAACATCCCTTTATGCGGACTGTGTTCCTCTCTACTTTTATTCACCCAACGATAACTTAATCGGACTCGCACATGCGGGGTGGAAAGGAACCGTTGCGAAGATCGGTCCATCAATGATCACCATGTGGCAAGATAAAGAGAATGTTGACGTAAAGTCGGTATTAGCTGCGATTGGTCCTTCTATAGGACAATGTTGTTATGAAGTAGATGATGTAGTGATAAATGAAGTAAATATAGCGCTAGGCGTAGATAATGTAGACAAGGTGTATAAGAAGAATGAAGCAGGAAACTATCAATTAAACTTAAAAAAATTGAATGAGGTCCTTCTTTTAAGAGCTGGAGTATTGCCTGAAAATATGATCGTTTCCGATCAATGTACGAGCTGTCAGAACGACGTGTTCTTTTCACATCGTAAAGACAGGGGCAAGACAGGAAGAATGATGAGTTATATAGGCAGGAAAGGGGATTAA
- a CDS encoding YggS family pyridoxal phosphate-dependent enzyme has protein sequence MGIKENKEYILNEIQSACEKKNRSSKGVNLIAVTKYVSNETTREAVLAGIEHIGENRIEGLLSKKEYLKDLPVKWHFIGTLQTRKVKDVIEHVDYIHSLDRLSLANEIQKRAVKTISCFVQVNVAEEDSKHGLPVKDVVAFVDKLKDYDSIKVVGLMTMAPFTEDESLIRNVFSTLKQLQLEIQKQKMVHAPCTELSMGMSNDYSIAVEEGATFIRVGTSLVGKEF, from the coding sequence TTGGGTATCAAAGAAAACAAAGAGTACATTTTAAATGAAATACAAAGCGCATGTGAGAAAAAAAACAGGTCTTCAAAGGGCGTTAATTTGATCGCTGTGACGAAATATGTGAGTAACGAAACAACAAGAGAAGCAGTCTTAGCAGGTATCGAACATATTGGTGAGAACAGAATAGAAGGACTGTTATCCAAAAAAGAATATCTGAAAGACCTGCCTGTAAAATGGCACTTTATTGGAACTTTGCAGACTAGAAAAGTAAAAGACGTGATTGAACATGTGGATTATATTCATTCATTAGATCGTTTAAGTTTAGCAAATGAGATTCAGAAAAGAGCAGTTAAGACTATTTCCTGTTTTGTTCAAGTTAATGTAGCTGAAGAAGATTCCAAACACGGCTTGCCAGTAAAAGATGTAGTAGCTTTTGTCGATAAACTAAAGGACTACGATAGTATAAAGGTTGTCGGCCTGATGACTATGGCACCTTTTACTGAGGATGAATCCTTAATCAGAAACGTGTTCTCAACATTAAAGCAACTTCAATTGGAGATACAGAAACAAAAAATGGTTCATGCTCCATGTACTGAACTATCTATGGGGATGTCTAACGATTATTCGATTGCTGTTGAAGAAGGTGCTACATTTATTAGAGTAGGGACGAGTTTAGTAGGAAAAGAATTTTAG